AATCTTTGTAGGCTACCGTTGGGCAGACAAGCAGAAAGCAAAACCTCTTTTCTCGTTCGGTCACGGATTAAGCTACACCACTTTTGCTTATGGAAAGGTTGAAATTGATAAATCAAAAGTTACCGCTAATGACAAGTTTACAGTTAGTGTAAAAGTAAAAAACACAGGTAAACGTTCGGGATCTGAAGTGGTTCAGCTATACATCAGTGATTTAAAATCATCTCTTCCACGCCCTATAAAGGAACTGAAAGGGTTTAAAAAAGTTCTGCTGAATGCCGGAGAGGAACAAGTTGTTTCTTTCACAATAGACAAGGAAGTATTACAATTCTTTGATGACAGCAAGCACGAATGGATTGCAGAACCGGGGAAGTTTGAAGCATTGATAGGAGCTTCTTCTACTGATATCCGTGGAAAGGTAGGTTTTGAATTAAAGTAAATTATAATTGTGCAGCAATTACTACACAATTATAATCATTCCTTCTTATGAGAGAGTTGGAATATATAAGTATCTGAAGGTAATTAGATTGGATTTCAGGATAATTTAAGTAATCCTTCAGTATTAATTAGTAGTGACCTGCGCAAGTCGATTCATCGAGCTGCGCAGGCTGCTTTCTCAGGTTGCGCAGCTTGATAGAACGACCTGCGCAGGTCACCAAAAACAAAACCCGGACTCTTATATAATATTGTCCGAGTTTTATTTCAGATACTACCGAAGATTTTTTATTAGAAGTATTTGTAGATTTCCCCCTTTTTCGATTTAATACAAAAGTAAAAGAGGAGACTGTTTTTGCAGCCTCCTCTTTCCATATCTGTATCTCAGAGAATATGTGAACTATTTATGAAATATCAAAGCCGATTGTCCGGGCACATATACTTCACCACCAAACATTGTTCCCAAACCGTACTGATTTACCAATCCATTCTTGCAGACAACGGTATATTTCCCGGGCTCTATAGTAAACTTACGCGGGGCTCTGTCGCTATTAAGCGCCACAATAATTTCTTCCCAGCTATCACCTTTAGCAAATCCCTTTAAGCGGAATACGATAAGGTTTTTGCCCACAACAGGAAGGAATTCCATGTGCTTGCGAACCATCTCTGCATCTCCCATGTGAAAGGCCGGATGAGCTTTGCGCAAGGCAATCATTCCTTTGTAATAAGCAAATACATCTTTATAAAGCGTTTTGTTATTCCAGTTAATGGCATTTACGGCATCGGGACTCTCAAAACTGTTGTGAACAAGTTGTTTATCCCTCAGAATCTCATCACCGGCAAAGATAAACGGTACGCCCTGAGAAGTAAGAACTGCGGTTATTGCAAGCTTATCAATATTGGCAATCATCAAAGGAGAAGCATCAGGAACCGACGATTTTATTCGGTCGGCCAGACACATATCGTCGTGACAGCTTACATAACTAATCATTTGTGTAGGTTGTAACGCCCAGGGAGCCTTGCTGTAATTCACAGAGTCATTGATTATCTGCGGATGCTTTATTGCTCCAACCAGACCAAACTTCACACTCATCTCTTTTCCCGGAACACCAGTCATGAATCCCCCTTTATGATCATCATTAAAAGGACCACGAAGTCCGTCACGAAGTTCATCACTAAAGGCGGCTATGCGAGGCATTTTGAGTATATTTTCTTTCATTGCCAGTTTTGATTTAGGAAGCTGAGGCTCCTGAGCCGCCCATCCTTCACCATAAACATAAATGCTAGGGTCTACTTTATCCAAGGCAGCCCGTATCTGGTTCATCGTTTCAATGTCATGAATTCCCATCAAATCGAACCGGAATCCATCAACATGGTATTCTGTTGCCCAGTAAACCACCGATTCTATCATAAACTTACGCATCATTCCTCTTTCAGAAGCAGTCTCGTTGCCACAGCCTGAGCCATTGGCCAACTTACCATTCTTCTTCTGACGATAGAAATAACCAGGAGCAACCAGATCAAAATTACTTTTACCTGAGGTAGAAGTGTGATTATATACCACATCCATCACCACACGTATGCCAGCATTATGCAAACTTTGCACCATCTTCTTGAATTCTATAATACGAGTGGCCGGTTCTTTTGGATTAGTGGAATATGAACCCTCAGGAACATTATAGTTTTGCGGATCATATCCCCAGTTATACATATTCTTGTTCAAAGAAGCCTCATCAATTGATGCAAAATCAAACGAAGGTAAAAGATGAACATGCGTAATACCTAGTTCTTTCAGGTGATCAATACCTGTTGCATCTCCCGCAGTGTTCTTTGTACCTTTTTCTGTAAGTGCAAGAAATTTTCCACGATGCTTTATTCTTGAAGTGGAATCCATAGAGAAATCACGATGGTGCATCTCATAAAGAATAATATCTGCCTCACTCTTTAAAGGAGGACGATGATCATTAACCCACCCTTTCGGATCGGTATCCTTCAGATCTATAATAGCCGCCCGTTTGCCATTCAATCCTACAGCTTTGGCCATAATGCCCGGAGTTTCGCCCAGCCATTTCTCTTTGACCTTCACATTGAATGCATAGAACTTACCTTTCAGGTTTTGATTTACAGAAGCACTCCAAAGGCCATCTTCTTTAGATTCCAGAGTAACAGACTGGTAAGCCGAGCCTTCATCGCCCGAATCAAAAAGCATCAGTTCCACTTGCTCGGCAGTTGGTGCCCATAATGTAAACGTTGTTTGAGAAGGTGTGTAAACCATCTCATTGATTGGTGCCGAAGGAACAGGGTATTCATCGAAAGTCTTATAGACTTTCTTCTCCGACGTACAACTCACTGTAAAAAGTACTAATCCCATAAGGATAATTGATTTTAACTTCATAATGGTTGTTTTTTTAATATCTCACTTTTATTTTATTCGATCCGGGTTTTTACTGATAAAGTCTTTCCATCCATGATAAGCATTATCCAGTTGCGGACGGCCTGATTGCAGAAAATGGCAATAGGCAGCTGCCAATCCATCTGTGGCATCCATCTGAGGAAGCATGCTCTCCTGTGGAATTTTCAACATTCTTTGCAGCATATCAGCCACCTGTTCCTTGCTTGCCCCACCGCTTCCGGTAATTGCCATCTTTATTTTTAATGGAGCATATTCAGTTATAGGAATATCTCTACTGAGAGCTGCTGCCATAGCAACTCCTTGTGCCCGCCCCAGTTTAAGCATAGACTGCACATTTTTACCAAAGAAAGGAGCTTCAATTGCGAGTTCGTCGGGTAAATAAGCTTCAATAATGCCAATTACCCGTTCAAAGATATGACGTAACTTTATGTAATGATTGCCATATTTCCGAAGATCAACAACTCCCATAGCAATCAATTCCGGTTTGGTACCGACTACTTTAAGCACCCCATATCCCATAATAGTAGTTCCGGGGTCGATGCCTAAAATAATTTTTTCCTTTACAGGTTTTATCATTCCATAACCTCCAGTAATGTAGGAAATCCCACAACTTTGTTACCGAACATTTTTACAAGTTCATTGTTCAATTTGCCACCTATTTCTACATGCCAGCGATGCAACAATGCACTGCTTTCCACTTCCCATTGCAGAGTAAAGCATTCAGTATTCTCTTCCCGATGACTCAGTACACGAAGTAATCTATGGTTAGATAAGATTCCATTCTTCTCAACTTCAGGAACATAGACCTCGTGTAGCCAGATAAGAAAGTTACTCAAAACGTCCTCATCTATATTATAAGTTGTATTATACACTAACATAATTAAATTGTTTTTCGCAAAGATAGCTTATAAATCGAAATAAATATATATATACGTGCCGTAATTATCGGGGCATTAGCTCATCTGGCTAGAGTGCTACACTGGCAGTGTAGAAGTAATCGGTTCGAATCCGATATGCTCCACGAACCTTCCTTATTGCAGTTCAACAACTGCTTTTGTTCACTTACTTCTTTCTTAATTTATAAAGTCATTCTTTATTCACTACCATAATATTTTCCGAAGTAGTATCATTATAAGTAACTTTGATGATGGCCAACTTTTCATTCTTCATATCCATTTGGCAATAATCTTTTTTCACTTGTTGCTTAGAAAGAGATTGTCCAGACAAAGAAAGCAGTTCTATCTTATTCATTTTCTCATCACTCTTTACACAAATTTTTCCTTTTTCAGTCCATGCCTTGGCGCGAGAAAAAGAGGGAGACGCTTCTTCTGAAGTTCTAAAATCAATAACCAATGTAACATCTCCCTTTGAAGCAGAAACTACATTATTACTAGCTGAAGCAATCTTGGTAATAGCATCATTATTACTACTATCTTTATCGGAACTTAGTTTGCTATCTTTATTTGTTTTGAAATAAATGGTGGGAAATGTACTTCCCGAAGTAGTCAGATTATTTATTACTCCGCCTGTACCAATTGTATAAATGGATACTGAATATTGATTTTGCACAAAGTTAACAGACAGCTGTGTCGGAGTATTTACAGAAAGAGTAGTAAAACAGCCCTCTTTCAATTGTGAAGTCACATCTTCCTTATTATAATAAACTTTACCAATAGAAAAACCAGCGTTAGGCGTGATTTTAAAAGTTCTCGCCTGCCCGGCAGGCACTATCAAAGCTTGCCCACTTTGTAGATTATCATTATTATAAGAAATAAGGCCTCCATCACCTTTCACAACAGTTACTCTATATTCTTTTATTATACCTGATTCACTCACGTTCATAAAGTTACTCCATACAGATCCGGTCATATAAGCTGTAGCATATCCTTTAGGGACAACTAGTTTACAAGTCTTTTTATTTACATTATCCCAAATATCTTCTGTAATCTTTTGAGGGGTTGAGCTAAATGTTTTAATTTCCATTAAATTGCTACAATTACTAAATGCTGATGATTTAATATTAGAAAGTGCAGATGGAAAAGTAATACTTGTCAAACTAGTACAATTAGAGAATGATTCTTCTCCGATAGTACTAAGCGATGATGGAAAAACAATACTTGTCAAGCCAATACATCCTTTAAATGCATAATTTCCGATAGTTGTAAGTGCATCAGGAAGAATAATATTTAATAAATGCTTATTCATAAAAGCCGATTCTGGGATAGCTTTCAATTTAGTAGCACTTAAATCTATTGAAACAAGGTTGAGCATATGAGAATTCATGACAGCAAAGTCCGACTCATCTAATAGCCCCTCTAAAACAAGAGAGTTTACTTTATTGAGTGAAACTCCGGCAGCAATTATTTCAGAAGCCAACTTTTTAGTTGTAGTAATATTCAAATGAAGCGAAGTACCTTCACCTTCTATAATAGCCCTACTTGCCCAATAGTTTTCCCTGCGGTAACTATCTCCTGCCCCTTCAGGTACATAGACTGCAACTAACTTTGAGTCCAAAGAGTTTGATTGCATAATAGGAGCAACCTTTGCATTAATCTTACAAGATGTTAGGTTACAGCCATAGAATGTTCCATCACCTAATGTAGTTAGTGAATCAGGAAGAACAAGACTAGTTAAACCACTACAGCCATAAAAAGTACCATCTCCTATTGTAGTAAGGGTGGATGGAAAAACAATACTTGTAAGTCCACTACAACTATCAAAAGCATAATTATCTATAGCATAAAGTTTTGAAGGAAGTTCAACATTAATTAAACTAGTACAGCCAGAAAAAGCACCAAACTCAATAGTTTTAATTGTAGATGGAAGAATTATTGATTTTAGCGATGCTTTTCCAATAAACAATCCATCATTACTACAAAAGGCATAATTAGGAATAGCATTTGAAAGGTAATCGTTGTTATATGCTTTAACAATAACATTCTTCATGTTAATATTGGCTAGTACTGGCATATTATCTTTCATAACAACAAAATCTCTTTGGTCAATCACACCAGTAAGAGTTAAATCTGTCACAGCCTTTAATTCATCTGTAGAGAGAAGCGTTTTTAATGTTCCTGGTATAGCAATATTTATTGTTTTGTAAACTTGAGCTTTAAGCGGTAAAACACAGACGAATAGTGCAAATAATATTATTAAAGAATCCTTCTTCATTATATTTAAATATTAAACAACCTTTATTATCCTAAATTAATTTACAAAATTAAACTAATCAATCGAATTTCAAAGACTTTTATCAATATATTTTTAAAACTAGACTAATGATATTCTTTCTTATTGATGCTTTTTGCTAAGAAAAAGGAATGATTTATTATACAACAATATTCCGTTACATAATTGATTAAATCACTGTAATATAATGATTTATATTTAAATTACGTCATAAAAATAATTGATTAAGTAGCTAATTTTTGGTATTTTTAATAGTATTCGATGCTATAAAAATATGGTAAAATCAAGCATACTTAACCAATATTTGGATATCTGTAAGGATGTTCTTTCTGAAGCGGGAACAAAGTCAAACAAAATTTTCAAGGATTTTATCGTTGAAACACTTTTATTGTATATGATTATTCCCCAAAGAATAAATTATCTTCAACTAGGAAGATACACTCACTCCTGTGAGCAACGCTTTAGAATGAATTCAGCCAAGGAATTAGACTGGTGTTTTACAGGAAAAAGCGATAAAGGTTACCTTTATACCACAATGGCATATTCTAAATCCTTGAAACAAATGGTAAAACTTGTAGTTTGGATTTCTGAGAAGGGGAAAAAACATAAACTCTATTTCTCTACCGATATCAATCTTTCCGGCAAAGATGTGATAGAAACATATCGCACCCGTTTCCAGATTGAGTTCAATTTTAGAGATGCCAAGCAGTTTACAGAATGAGCCAGTGTCAGGCAAGGAATCTGTCAAAACTGGAATTTAATTTCAAGGCTTCATTAACAGCTGTGAATGTGGCAAAGATCGTTGCTAAAGAAAAGGGTATAAACTTTTCGATGGCTTCACTTAAAACAATGATGCACAATGCATTCCTGCTTCAAAGTTTTATTTGCGTGTCTGGTATTAGACCAAACAAGAGATTAAATCACAAACTATTCAAAGAACTCATTGAGTTTGCGGCTATTGCAGCATAGCTCAATACTATTTTATTAACGAACTATTATAATTTATAAAACAATAAATGAAAGCTGGTTGTTACATATAATAAAAAATATAGAAATGAGAACTTTTACAATTTTAGTCTGTATGACATTACTATCTATTGCATCTGTAAATGCACAGAATAAGTCTTTTTATGATTTTACAGTAAAAGACATCAATGGTCAGGAGATCAAAATGTCTTCCTTCAAAGGGAAGAAAGTATTAATCGTTAATGTGGCTTCAAAATGTGGACATACCCCGCAATACGAAAAACTTCAGGAACTTTTTGAAAAATATGGTAAGGGTAATTTTGTTATTATCGGCTTCCCTGCTAATAATTTTATGGGTCAAGAACCTGGAACAAACGAAGAGATTCAACAATTCTGTACGTTGAATTATCATGTAACATTCCCAATGATGTCTAAAATATCGGTCAAAGGAAAAGATATTGCTCCTTTATATAATTGGCTCACAAAGAAAGCTGAAAATGGAATACAAAATGCCGAAGTTAAATGGAACTTCCAGAAGTTTATGATTGATGAGAACGGCAACTGGGCAGGCGTAATACCACCTAGTGAAAGTCCCATGAGCGATAAAATTATTAATTGGATTGAAAAGGAATAAACAATTGCATTCTTTATTTATTGCCAGCCACATTAATAGATTCTGAAGTATCATCCAGATAAGTAACTTTGATAATTGATTCACTAAATATTTCATTTGTAATAATGAGAAAACAAATGATACAAAGAACTATTTAGAAAAATGCTTGTTACATAATAAGAACAGCTTAATTGTTGTTCTTATTATTTTATTGAGCATAATAGCTGTTTCATGAACAGCAAGGATCTTATCTAAATATGAAAAAATTATTATTTATATTATTATTACTTCCAACCATATGCTTCGGACAAACAAAGCAAGACCTCTTTTATCTAATAGATAAATTCCCGGTTGATAAGGCTGGCAACATAGATTTTTGCATTATTGATTCTGTAAAGAATGTCAGTAAGGAATCTCTCCATATAAGAGCAATTCAGGCAATCAACTGTTTTTTTAAAGATTCTCCTTCACCAATTATGCCAGTTTACAATGAGACAAATGATATGATTATTTACAGAGGCCGGTTTGGACGATATGAAAGAGCGAAGAAAACATTTTCTTCAGTCCTCAATACATACGTTTATAGATTCACTTTAAAAATAGAATATGAAGACAATTGGTATAAAATAGACTTCTATGATATTTCAGAGTCAATAGAAAATATCACCACTGATCTTTCAGAGCTTTTAAACAAAGATTATTATAATAAAGCCAGATTAACCTCCAGTTCATTAAAGGCTAAATACAACTCGATCTTATTCATTTACAATTATCTGACAACTAAAACAAACTCGATTGGTGAATATATGAGACAGACAGAAAAAAAGACGGGCAAATAAAGCAATCTTCTTCATCTATCGAGACACAAGTTTTCTCCTTTACCTCAAAGCATTAACATGCTATATATAGCAACAACAGATCGCCACAATAGAAATATGTAGCGATCTGTTGCAATAAATATATTCTTGTTACAGAAATCTATACGATTCTTTTAATTAATAAAAAGGTTCCGGAGAAACTTTCTTAAACTTATTTGCTTTGCAAAGTTATTACTCCTGTTTTCAATCCTTTGGCTGAAGCTTCAAGAGTAATATTGCCAGCTTTATCTTTAGTCTGAACAATAGCTGTCAGCATTCCATTAAATAAAGTCATTTGTGGCAAGTGGAACAAATCCATAGATATAGGATCTCCGTTTGCACCTGCACGATAGATTCCTGCTCCGCTCACTTTAAATTTAACCAGTTGGTTTACATCCGGACAAAGATTGCCATCCTTATCTACTACTTTCACGGTAATATAAGAAAGGTCTTTCCCATCAGCTGTAAGCAAAGTTCTGTCGGCTGTCAACTCTATATGATGAGGAGCACCTGCTGTGCGGATTTCTTTTTCAGCCACAGCCTTACCGTCTTTATCATAAGCCACTACCTTAACTGTTCCCGGTTCGTATTTAGTGTCCATCCACATCAAGCGGTAACGTTTCTGACGTTTCAGTTCCTTCATTGAAGCGTCATCGTTGCTATTATCTATAGTTACTGACAAATCTTTTGTGCGCTTACCCTGACTTTTGCCATTAATAAATAATTCTGCAGAAGGATAATTGGTATACACAAATACAGGAGTCACTTCGCCTTCGCGACCTTTCCAGTTCCAATGAGGAAGAATATGCAATGTTTCTTTTGTAGGATTCCAATGACTGCGATACAAATAATAACGATCTTTAGGAAGACTTGCAAGGTCTATAATTCCAAACAAAGAACTATGATTTGGCCAATCCTCATAATACGGAGTCGGCTCACCCAGATAATCGAAACCTGTCCAAACAAACTCACCGATACAATAAGAGCGGTCATCATGCTGAATATAATCATCTTCGGGCAGATTAGACCAATCACAATACTCTACATCGTATGAAGATGATTGATGGTCGTCGTACTTTTGCATGATTTTAGGTTCTACAGGGAATTTATAAACTCCTCGCGAACTAACTGTAGAGGCCGTTTCACATCCAAGAATTAATTGCTGAGGAAGTTTTTCGTAAGCTTCTGGATATATGCCTGTATGATAATTAATTCCGGCAATATCCATTATTGCAGCAAAGTTATTCCCTATATCTGCTTTAGGCTTATTCATACCCTGAGTTACAGGACGGGTAGGATCTTCGCGATGACAGATGTCTTGTAAAAAGCGTGCCATCTTAGCTCCACCTGCAACTCCTTGCTGAGGGACTTCATTACCTATACTCCACATTACTACACTTGGATTGTTACGATAATGATGAACTAAATTCACCAAATCTTTCTCTGCCCATTCATCAAACAAAAGATTATATCCATTCTTACATTTAGGAGCTTTCCACTCATCAAATGATTCGGCCATAACCATCATTCCCATTTCATCGCAAACCTTTATTAATTCCGGTGAAGGCATATTGTGAGAGGTACGGATTGCATTGCTACCCATCTCCTTTAGCATACTAACCTGATGGCGTAAAGCTGCTTCATTGGTTGCTGCACCAAGAGGTCCCAGATCATGATGCATACAAACACCTCTGAATTTTATCTTCTTTCCGTTCAGGAAGAATCCCTTATCAGGAATTATTTCAATAGAGCGAATTCCAAATGTTGTTGTATATTCGTCTTTCAAAGTAGAACCCTCGTAAAGCTTAGATACAGCCTTATATAAATATGGAGTTTCAATATCCCATAATTTAGGCTGAGGTACAATTATATTCTGTTCGAAGAGATCACCATCGTATTTGCTCAGGTTTGTTTCGTTTGTTGCAACAATTCTATTATCAACATCCTTTATATCCGTAACCAACCGGAAGTTTTCCGCTTTGGTATCTGCCGGACGAACAACCTTTGTCTTCAGATTTATTTTCGCAAAATCTGAAGTTATTTTAGGGGTTGTCAATTGCGTTCCCCAAACAGGAATATGCGCATCGTCTGTTATAATCACGTGAACATTACGATATAATCCTGCTCCGGGATACCATCGGGATGATTCTTCCTTGTTTTCTAAACGAACAGCCAGTAAATTATTTCCTGCTTCATTAAGATAAGGAGTAATATCCAGATAAAAAGAGTTGTATCCATAAGCCCAATGGCCTACTTTCTTTCCATTAAGAAAAACTTCGGGATTACTCATAGCTCCGTCAAAAAGTATAGCCGCTTTCTTCCCTTTTGTAAATTCAGGAACTTTAAAATTGATTCTGTACCAACCTACTCCAACAAAAGGCAATCCACCGGTTCTTCCGGCATGTTCCATTGCTTCTTTTTGTCCATCCTGAGTAATAGCAACCTTTTGCATATCATTCTTTGAACTGAATGGCCCATAAATAGCCCAGTCATGCGGAACAACGACCGACTGCCATTTACTATCATTAAAACCTGGAGAATAAGATTGAGGATTGTCCGTTCTGGCAAATTTCCATCCCTTTTCTAGCAAAAACTCTGTGCGGACTTGTGCGGAAAGTATGCTTAATAAGCAGCACCAGCTTAAAGCAAATAAAAATGATTTCTTCATGAGTATCCGATAAATTATGTATTTCGAGACAAAAATAAGAAAAGAAAAAGAAATCAGGGCCCTTTGAATTAAAAAAATCAAAGAGCCCTGAAGCTATAATACTATTCTACGATTTCACCTCTTCTCTGCAGGGACTCACATCTCCTATAACAGGTGAATCATTTGAAACGGCCTCATCCACGTATGAATGTCTGGACGTTTTCCCCTCTTTTTTGCTTTTCCTCTCTACCGGAATTCTCATTCCGTAGAATGACCGCCATACAAAAATTAAACTGAGAATAAGGAATGGAATGGCAATATACATTGAATAATCTAAATCCGGGTTACGTTTCATCTCAATACAGATTTCTGTAGCCAGAAGTCCGAACAACGTTGAAAACTTAATGATTGGGTTTAAAGATACAGACGAAGTATCTTTAAACGGATCTCCCACTGTATCACCCACCACCACAGCTTCGTGTAATGGAGTATTCTTTTCTTTCAAATCTACTTCCACCACTTTCTTTGCATTATCCCAGCTACCTCCGGCATTTGCCATAAAGATTGCCTGGAATAATCCGAATACTGCAATTGAAACCAGATAAGCAACAAAGAAGTTAGGATCCATGAATGCAAATGAAAGAGTAAGGGAGATCAATGCAATAAAGATGTTCCACATACCTTTTTGTGCATATTGAGTGCAGATCTTCACAACTGCTTTAGAGTCTTCAATATCCGCTTCCGTCTTATCCATATTAAAGTTCTTCTTAATAAATTCCACAGCCCGATAGGCTCCGGTAGTAACTGCCTGCATGGAAGCTCCGCTAAACCAGAAAATAACTGCTCCACCACAAATCAAACCTAGAATAACCGGTGCATCTGTGAGAGAAAGTTTAAGCATTCCTACTTTTTCGAGTAATAAGATAATAGAGAAGATCATGGTTGTGGCTCCTACCACAGCCGTTCCAATAAGTACCGGTTTAGCTGTTGCCTTGAATGTATTTCCGGCAGAGTCATTTGCTTCAAGAAAATGCTTTCCTACTTCAAAATCGGGTGTAAAGCCAAAATCTTTCTCTATAGATTCACTGATACCCGGAATCTGTTCAATCTGTGAAAGTTCAAATACAGATTGTGCATTATCGGTTACAGGTCCGTAACTATCAACCGCAATGGTAACAGGTCCCATACATAAAAAGCCAAAGGCAACTAAACCGAATGCAAAGATTGAGGCATGAGGACCAAGTATTTCAACTAAACCTTGTTCTGAAGTAAAATAGGCTATTGTCATTAAAGCAACAATAAGCAATCCTGTCCAGAATGCACTTAAATAGCCGGTAACAATACCTGAAAGAATGTTCAAAGAGGCACCTCCTTCACGTGAAGCAGTTACAATTTCCTGTACATGATTTGATTTTGAACTGGTAAACATCTTGGTAAATTCAGGAATCAGTACTGCAGCTAACGTTCCGCAACTGATAATAATAGCCAGTTTCCACCAAAGAGTAGTATTAGTTAAGTCGGACAATAATAAATGGCTCATAAAGAAACTTACAGAGATACAGAGAATAGCTGCAATCCAGATTAAACGCATCAGAGGAGCCTCAAAATTGAAATCCTTTTTATTTGCATAAAGTTTTCTTGAAATTGCCTGATTAATAAAGAAAGAACATCCGGAAAGGAAGTCCATCAGAAAGCGCATACCGAAAATCCACACAATCAATTTAGCCTGTATTTCAGGATTATCTATAGCAAGGGTAATAAATGTGATTAATGCCACACCGGTTACTCCATAAGTTTCAAAACCATCGGCAGTTGGGCCCACACTATCGCCGGCATTATCACCGGTACAATCGGCAATTACACCCGGGTTACGTGGATCATCTTCCTTCACTTTGAAGATTACTTTCATTAAGTCAGAGCCAATATCAGCAATCTTGGTAAAAATACCACCGGCAATACGCAGAGCACTTGCACCCAAAGATTCACCAATGGCAAATCCAAGGAAACAGATTCCGACTCTATCACGGGGAACAAACAGCAAGATTACTACCATCATCACAAGTTCGAGAGAGATAAGGAAAAGTCCCACACTCATTCCGGCCTTCAAAGGGATATTTACCACATCAAGAGGCCTTGCCCGCAAAGAAGCAAAGGCAGTACGGGCGTTCGCATAAGTATTCACACGAATTCCGTACCAGGCCACACTATACGAACCTAACATACCAATGATAGAAAATAACAGAACCTCCATAACCACAAAGAATGGCTTCCCTAGCAATCCAAAGAAGTATATACAAAGAATACCAGCAACTATAGAAAAAAGCATTAACAGGAATTTGCCTTGCTGAAGAAGATAAGTACGGCAGGTGGCATAAATTATAGCCGCCACTTTCAGCATAGAATCATGTGCTCTTAGTTTTTTGATCTGATGGAACAGAATTAAACTGAATCCCAACGTTCCAACAATAATCATAGCTCCATAAAATAGGAAATCCCAGGAAGAGACAGTACCACCAAAGATGTGATAAGAGCCTTGGTGCAGGTCTGGTATTGCCAAATCGGCTTCACTTGCCTGCGCGTTCAAACAAAGTCCCAATAACATAGATGTTAAGAAGAAAAATTTC
This genomic interval from uncultured Bacteroides sp. contains the following:
- a CDS encoding DUF4286 family protein, producing MLVYNTTYNIDEDVLSNFLIWLHEVYVPEVEKNGILSNHRLLRVLSHREENTECFTLQWEVESSALLHRWHVEIGGKLNNELVKMFGNKVVGFPTLLEVME
- the ruvC gene encoding crossover junction endodeoxyribonuclease RuvC, with the translated sequence MIKPVKEKIILGIDPGTTIMGYGVLKVVGTKPELIAMGVVDLRKYGNHYIKLRHIFERVIGIIEAYLPDELAIEAPFFGKNVQSMLKLGRAQGVAMAAALSRDIPITEYAPLKIKMAITGSGGASKEQVADMLQRMLKIPQESMLPQMDATDGLAAAYCHFLQSGRPQLDNAYHGWKDFISKNPDRIK
- the pulA gene encoding type I pullulanase yields the protein MKLKSIILMGLVLFTVSCTSEKKVYKTFDEYPVPSAPINEMVYTPSQTTFTLWAPTAEQVELMLFDSGDEGSAYQSVTLESKEDGLWSASVNQNLKGKFYAFNVKVKEKWLGETPGIMAKAVGLNGKRAAIIDLKDTDPKGWVNDHRPPLKSEADIILYEMHHRDFSMDSTSRIKHRGKFLALTEKGTKNTAGDATGIDHLKELGITHVHLLPSFDFASIDEASLNKNMYNWGYDPQNYNVPEGSYSTNPKEPATRIIEFKKMVQSLHNAGIRVVMDVVYNHTSTSGKSNFDLVAPGYFYRQKKNGKLANGSGCGNETASERGMMRKFMIESVVYWATEYHVDGFRFDLMGIHDIETMNQIRAALDKVDPSIYVYGEGWAAQEPQLPKSKLAMKENILKMPRIAAFSDELRDGLRGPFNDDHKGGFMTGVPGKEMSVKFGLVGAIKHPQIINDSVNYSKAPWALQPTQMISYVSCHDDMCLADRIKSSVPDASPLMIANIDKLAITAVLTSQGVPFIFAGDEILRDKQLVHNSFESPDAVNAINWNNKTLYKDVFAYYKGMIALRKAHPAFHMGDAEMVRKHMEFLPVVGKNLIVFRLKGFAKGDSWEEIIVALNSDRAPRKFTIEPGKYTVVCKNGLVNQYGLGTMFGGEVYVPGQSALIFHK
- a CDS encoding glutathione peroxidase, which produces MRTFTILVCMTLLSIASVNAQNKSFYDFTVKDINGQEIKMSSFKGKKVLIVNVASKCGHTPQYEKLQELFEKYGKGNFVIIGFPANNFMGQEPGTNEEIQQFCTLNYHVTFPMMSKISVKGKDIAPLYNWLTKKAENGIQNAEVKWNFQKFMIDENGNWAGVIPPSESPMSDKIINWIEKE
- a CDS encoding leucine-rich repeat domain-containing protein; protein product: MKKDSLIILFALFVCVLPLKAQVYKTINIAIPGTLKTLLSTDELKAVTDLTLTGVIDQRDFVVMKDNMPVLANINMKNVIVKAYNNDYLSNAIPNYAFCSNDGLFIGKASLKSIILPSTIKTIEFGAFSGCTSLINVELPSKLYAIDNYAFDSCSGLTSIVFPSTLTTIGDGTFYGCSGLTSLVLPDSLTTLGDGTFYGCNLTSCKINAKVAPIMQSNSLDSKLVAVYVPEGAGDSYRRENYWASRAIIEGEGTSLHLNITTTKKLASEIIAAGVSLNKVNSLVLEGLLDESDFAVMNSHMLNLVSIDLSATKLKAIPESAFMNKHLLNIILPDALTTIGNYAFKGCIGLTSIVFPSSLSTIGEESFSNCTSLTSITFPSALSNIKSSAFSNCSNLMEIKTFSSTPQKITEDIWDNVNKKTCKLVVPKGYATAYMTGSVWSNFMNVSESGIIKEYRVTVVKGDGGLISYNNDNLQSGQALIVPAGQARTFKITPNAGFSIGKVYYNKEDVTSQLKEGCFTTLSVNTPTQLSVNFVQNQYSVSIYTIGTGGVINNLTTSGSTFPTIYFKTNKDSKLSSDKDSSNNDAITKIASASNNVVSASKGDVTLVIDFRTSEEASPSFSRAKAWTEKGKICVKSDEKMNKIELLSLSGQSLSKQQVKKDYCQMDMKNEKLAIIKVTYNDTTSENIMVVNKE